The following nucleotide sequence is from Gordonia jinghuaiqii.
TGCGCGTCGATCGAACGTGCCTGCGGCCCAGGCGATGCCGCCGCATACCGCCGTTTCGTCGAAGCCTGGACACCGCGCGCCGCGGCGGTGATGGACGCGTTCTTCCACCCCGCGACCATGGGACGGCTGGGGCGCGCATTCGGCGGCCTGGGCGGCACCGCGACCACCGCGCGCACGGGACTGTTCGGTCGCCGCACCGGCCGGGTGCTGAACCTCACCGCCGAGCTGATGGCCTCCGGGGACTCCCTGCTCGACGAGTACTTCACCTCCGAACACCTCAAGGCGGGTCTCGCCTGGTTCGGCGCCCAGTCCGGGCCGCCGATGAGTGCACCCGGCACCTCGCCCATGGTGGGGTTCGCCGCGCTGATGCATCGCATCCCGCCGGGGCGCGCGATCGGCGGCAGCGGCGCCCTCACCGATGCTCTCGTGAGCCGGCTCGGCCACGACGGTGCCCGCGTCTCCTGCGCCGACCCGGCCACTTCCATCACCCGCTGCGGCGACCACTGGCGGGTGCGATCGGCCTCCGGCGAACTCCGCTGCACCGGCACCGTCATCAGCGCCTGCCACATCCTCACGACGCTGGACCTGCTGGCCGCCGGCGGCTTCGACGAGGCCACACTCGAGAAGTGGCGGCGGAACATCGTCGTGGGCAACGGCATCGGGATGGCGGTCCGACTGGGAACGACGGCTCTGCCCGAGTATCGGGATCTGCCCGGCGATCTCCCCGCCCACGGCGTCCACTCCGCTCTCGGACTTCTCGTCACCGACCGCGCTCAGCTCGTCACCGCACACTCCGCCGCCGCGGTCGGTGAACTGCCGCCGCGCCCGGCCGTCGTGGCGATGAGCTACTCGGCGATCGACCCCACCCTCGCCCCGGCGGGACGCCACGTGATCAATCTCTGGGCGCAGTGGCATCCCTACCGCCTCGCCGACGGTGACTGGGCGAGTGCCGGCGCACGGGCGGCCACCGCGATCTGCGACGAAGTCGATCGACACGCACCGGGTTTCGCCGCGTCGATCGCCCACCGGTATGTACAGACCCCCCACGACCTGGCCACCGAGCTCGGCCTCATCGGCGGCAACATCATGCACGTCGAGATGTCGATCGACCAGATGTTCATGTGGCGCCCCACCCCCGACCTCGCCGGACACCACGTCCCCGGCGCCGACGGCCTCCTGCTGGCCGGCGCGTCGACGCACCCCGGCGGCGGCGTCACCGGCGCCAGCGGGTACATCGCGGGACACCTGGCGCTGCGACGCCGCGCGCGGCGCGGGTCGCGCTGACCCTCCGGGCCTGGCCCGTCTGGCACGATGAGCACCGTGCGAACGTCGAATCCCGAACCGGGTGCACCCGAGTCCCGTC
It contains:
- a CDS encoding phytoene desaturase family protein produces the protein MTGHGVRRDAVIIGAGHNGLIAAAYLAQAGRDVEVLERDDIPGGAVSTVERFPGHRIDRGSSAHLMIRHSPVIDDLELTSHGLRYVDCDPWAFIPATATAPAIVFRTDLDATCASIERACGPGDAAAYRRFVEAWTPRAAAVMDAFFHPATMGRLGRAFGGLGGTATTARTGLFGRRTGRVLNLTAELMASGDSLLDEYFTSEHLKAGLAWFGAQSGPPMSAPGTSPMVGFAALMHRIPPGRAIGGSGALTDALVSRLGHDGARVSCADPATSITRCGDHWRVRSASGELRCTGTVISACHILTTLDLLAAGGFDEATLEKWRRNIVVGNGIGMAVRLGTTALPEYRDLPGDLPAHGVHSALGLLVTDRAQLVTAHSAAAVGELPPRPAVVAMSYSAIDPTLAPAGRHVINLWAQWHPYRLADGDWASAGARAATAICDEVDRHAPGFAASIAHRYVQTPHDLATELGLIGGNIMHVEMSIDQMFMWRPTPDLAGHHVPGADGLLLAGASTHPGGGVTGASGYIAGHLALRRRARRGSR